The Hermetia illucens chromosome 2, iHerIll2.2.curated.20191125, whole genome shotgun sequence genomic interval TATCGGATGCTAATCAATTTGAAAAGTCATGTTCTTCCACGATTTACCTGTGATTTGGGAAAGTGAAAGGAGACAGTTTGGGCATTGGATACTTCTTACAGGTAAATACCTTCTTCGGAGGAAAAGTGGAAGTTTGTATGAGAAAAGTAATTGAAATTTGGTAGGCTACTGCACGGGCACGAATTTGGTTATTAGCTCGTATGTTTGTACTCGCCCAGCGTAAAGTTCAAATGCAAAATTGCAGCGTCATCCATCCAATGCAGTCGTTCCCCATTTCATGAAGGCGAGATGTTTCGGTTTCACTGAGAACAAATTTTCGAGTCCTCATGAATAATTCATTCAGgtcatttgaagaaaatttcgaaacaaTAACTTTTCCTACAAATTACGATTCTCAAACGCTTTTCTTGGTGTAGGGGAGATGAAACTAATATAGCTACGGAAATATGAGAATCAACACTTAAGCCATGCACCTCGATGCAACGACTCCCACTCTTGCACAGTgaatcaaagaaaatatttgtcTTGATGCAGTTCAGTAGAGAAGGTTCGTTACGAAATGCGCGTATGTAAAATTCAAAATCGAGTTCAAGTTCTGGTAGGACGGGAACTTTCAATGAGGTGCTCGTTTTTCTGACTGAAATTTCAAAAGGTGACCCAAGTCGCACGTATCGGTTATTAACGTACCGAAAATAGGTTATTGTcacataattttgattttgtattCCGGAATGCATGTTTCAAAGGAAGGTTCGGAATGCAACTTTCAAAGGGTGAATATCCAAATTCCGACAATGCAATCCAAGCAAATCAGAATTTTTGACAATTTATCCCATATAAATTGCTTATTGCAATCTGAAAAAATACGATAGATAGATATTTTCTTGCCTCAGATGCTCTCCACTCGATTTGCTTTTAATTCGCATTTTGGTCCCAGTCCTACCCTAAAGTAACAAGTACCGAAGACGAAAATTCCCACGCTCAGAAGCATTGCCAAAGAATGAGGTGATCCCATAGGCCAGCGAATAGTTCGCCTGAACCAATTCCATCTAACCTTTCGGGATTTCTGTTATAAACTGGATCCGATGATTAACCAAATTCTTATCGAGCCCAGAAACACAAACCAGCGAAGTACTGTTAAGATTGCGCTCACCCAATTCTATCAAACAAAGTGAATTAATGGAAATGTATTAATCTTACCCAGTGCAGTAATATCTGAGGGGTATCGGAGCAGTAGATAGCAGATACAGATTTAAGTGAATCGGGTCGCGTTAGGTACGTATGCATTCGAAAGTATTGATTGAATTAAAACACGAACGTGCGGTTGGAATATTGTTCGCTTACCTTTCCCTTGTTGTTCTCACTGAGTGGTCCCTTGGTGTAGTAGTCCTCGCGAGCGTGATTAGCCAAAGTGTCAATTATGGAAGACGCGGTCTCGTTGGAATCATAGATTAGATCTGACGTTATTGACCCGCCACCGTTAACGGCACTAGTACTTTCTTCCGCAATATCTGAGCTCTGGGGCAGCTGTTTGGTCGTGGACGTTTCTTGCACGGCGCTTGGCGGCGTGTTGAGAGGCTTGGCGTGCtgcttcgaatgctgcagaggAGTTGCAGTTACCACTGGAGCATTATGCGAAGGATTTGTTGAAGGAGATGTGCTACTGGTGCTGGTCGTAGTCGCTGAGCCATGCTTAAGCGAGACCCTGTGGGCGATATTCCGTTTGGTCGTAGTCTTCCCGGACGAATATTTCGGTGTCGTCGTTTGTCGGAGCTTAGGCAGGCTATCTCTGTTAACATGATTCGGACTCAAATTGTTATTGGCTCTTGCTTCGTTTTTATCAGGCTTCAGAGTGGTATCTGTGATCAGTGTTGTTGTAATCATTTCCGCACTGGTAGCCGTAGATGCATCCGGTGtcattggtgttgttggtttgtCTATGCTGGCCGTGGTTGCATCCAAGTCTTTAGTATCCTTGGTATGATTATTGCTTGAGTCGACATCTAGTACGGCTTTGAGGCGAGCCACTCGCTCCACAATCCTTTCCAGCATATCTTTCTGCTGGTTGGTGAGTTTCTTTGTATCTACCTTCATGAGCTTGTTGTAGGCATCGATATTCCGTTTAACTGTTTCGATGTCAGCCTTCTCTTTCTCCATCGGCAGTGTAACGGTTTGGGATTCATCAAAGGACTCGGCATTCATGCGCGCCTTTCTACTGCTGTATCCGACCAACTCGATAGCACCGGGAATTTCGCGGGAAGGCTCTACTGCGCTTAGCGTGAACGTTAAGAGAACAAAAGGCACGAAAACTAAGTTAGCACGGATCGAGTTCATTTTGTATAGTTACGGAGTTATCCCTGCTCTATCGGCACTGAAAGGATCACAAGTTTCGGAAAGTTTCACTAGCACTAAACAATTGCAGTTGCGTCGAGGGTGGACTCGTCTTGAAAATCCACAATTCACTTTCAGCAATTACGATTAAATGTGTCTATCATCATTTCACGTTCGAATCTTTTGAAAGCCAGGGCATATGTGAAGTTGTGAACGACGAACGACGGCGGACAGACTATTCCCAAAGCGCCACTGTACAACAAATGTTCCGGTCGGTATGTTTGCCTTGTCTTAT includes:
- the LOC119648213 gene encoding uncharacterized protein LOC119648213, producing MNSIRANLVFVPFVLLTFTLSAVEPSREIPGAIELVGYSSRKARMNAESFDESQTVTLPMEKEKADIETVKRNIDAYNKLMKVDTKKLTNQQKDMLERIVERVARLKAVLDVDSSNNHTKDTKDLDATTASIDKPTTPMTPDASTATSAEMITTTLITDTTLKPDKNEARANNNLSPNHVNRDSLPKLRQTTTPKYSSGKTTTKRNIAHRVSLKHGSATTTSTSSTSPSTNPSHNAPVVTATPLQHSKQHAKPLNTPPSAVQETSTTKQLPQSSDIAEESTSAVNGGGSITSDLIYDSNETASSIIDTLANHAREDYYTKGPLSENNKGKKPSATAKPTKYHYYPHNQHIYLLPECAIQQVCNAVYVRLNYTQPLCACPSRYRDPCSASLNEDDQHTTKLIGNSKKKAITLAKTCEATTEMRECRSPKDWSLLALQNTRTGKSHYLVICRCPDHFKLEGPMAHDQPTYASVPGIRVFGMMCVRPGFSIRKPSAQPPKRYQLQKPLFMQNSNQYTSNKDTRPTYQDDSYQMQHQANYQYLNRPESSSIINISNAQDFVDSISLNNFDGIYGRNNERKGETTTAESKTKTKREKRSTAADDNPPFPWDRLEQFQDSIVWD